The following proteins are co-located in the Procambarus clarkii isolate CNS0578487 chromosome 16, FALCON_Pclarkii_2.0, whole genome shotgun sequence genome:
- the LOC138365284 gene encoding myosin light chain kinase, smooth muscle-like produces the protein MTVMSLMTVMSLMTVMSLMTVMSLMTVMSLMTVMSLMTVMPLMTVMPLMTVMPLMTVMPLMTVMPLMTVKPLMTVMPLMTVMPLTTVKPLMTVKPLMTVMPLMTVMPLMTVMPLMTVMPLMTVMPLMTVMPLMTVKPLMTVMPLMTVMPLMTVMPLMTVKPLMTVMPLMTVRPLMTVKPLMTVIPLMTVMPLMTVMPLMTVMPLMTVKPLMTVMPLMTVMPLMTVMPLMTVKPLMTVMPLMTVKPLMTVMPLMTVMPLMTVMPLMTVKPLMTVMPLMTVKPLMTVKPLMTVMPLMTVKPLMTVMPLMIGISLMPTRIEIILKEAALIKDSISC, from the coding sequence ATGACTGTCATGTCACTCATGACTGTCATGTCACTCATGACTGTCATGTCACTCATGACTGTCATGTCACTCATGACTGTCATGTCACTCATGACTGTCATGTCACTCATGACTGTCATGCCTCTCATGACTGTCATGCCTCTCATGACTGTCATGCCTCTCATGACTGTCATGCCTCTCATGACTGTCATGCCTCTCATGACTGTCAAGCCTCTCATGACTGTCATGCCTCTCATGACTGTCATGCCTCTCACGACTGTCAAGCCTCTCATGACTGTCAAGCCTCTCATGACTGTCATGCCTCTCATGACTGTCATGCCTCTCATGACTGTCATGCCTCTCATGACTGTCATGCCTCTCATGACTGTCATGCCTCTCATGACTGTCATGCCTCTCATGACTGTCAAGCCTCTCATGACTGTCATGCCTCTCATGACTGTCATGCCTCTCATGACTGTCATGCCTCTCATGACTGTCAAGCCTCTCATGACTGTCATGCCTCTCATGACTGTCAGGCCTCTTATGACTGTCAAGCCTCTCATGACTGTCATACCTCTCATGACTGTCATGCCTCTCATGACTGTCATGCCTCTCATGACTGTCATGCCTCTCATGACTGTCAAGCCTCTCATGACTGTCATGCCTCTCATGACTGTCATGCCTCTCATGACTGTCATGCCTCTCATGACTGTCAAGCCTCTCATGACTGTCATGCCTCTCATGACTGTCAAGCCTCTCATGACTGTCATGCCTCTCATGACTGTCATGCCTCTCATGACTGTCATGCCTCTCATGACTGTCAAGCCTCTCATGACTGTCATGCCTCTCATGACTGTCAAGCCTCTCATGACTGTCAAGCCTCTCATGACTGTCATGCCTCTCATGACTGTCAAGCCTCTCATGACTGTCATGCCTCTCATGATTGGCATATCTCTCATGCCGACAAGGATAGAAataatactaaaagaggcagcattAATTAAAGATTCTATATCCTGTTAg
- the LOC138365285 gene encoding S-antigen protein-like, which translates to MVTEGEAPEGGLCELGEAPEGGLCELGEAPEGGLCELGEAPEGGLCELGGAPEGGLRELGEAPEGGLRELGGAPEGGLRELGEAPEGGLCELGRAPEGGLRELGEAPEGGLRELGGAPEGGLRELGEAPEGGLRELGEAPEGGLCELGEAPEGGLCELGEAPEGGLHELGEAPEGGLCELGGAPEGGLRELGEAPEGGLRELGGAPEGGLRELGEAPEGGLRELGEAPEGGLCELGEALEGGLCELGEAPEGGLRELGEAPEGGLRELGGAPEGGLYFVAGVNADRDDGIGVNKFLHNLQSSP; encoded by the exons ATGGTGACCGAAG GAGAGGCACCTGAAGGGGGCCTCTGTGAGCTAGGAGAGGCACCTGAAGGGGGCCTCTGTGAGCTAGGAGAGGCACCTGAAGGGGGCCTCTGTGAGCTAGGAGAGGCACCTGAAGGGGGCCTCTGTGAGCTAGGAGGGGCACCTGAAGGGGGCCTCCGTGAGCTAGGAGAGGCACCTGAAGGGGGCCTCCGTGAGCTAGGAGGAGCACCTGAAGGGGGCCTCCGTGAGCTAGGAGAGGCACCTGAAGGGGGCCTCTGTGAGCTAGGAAGAGCACCTGAAGGGGGCCTCCGTGAGCTAGGAGAGGCACCTGAAGGGGGCCTCCGTGAGCTAGGAGGAGCACCTGAAGGGGGCCTCCGTGAGCTAGGAGAGGCACCTGAAGGGGGCCTCCGTGAGCTAGGAGAGGCACCTGAAGGGGGCCTCTGTGAGCTAGGAGAGGCACCTGAAGGGGGCCTCTGTGAGCTAGGAGAGGCACCTGAAGGGGGCCTCCATGAGCTAGGAGAGGCACCTGAAGGGGGCCTCTGTGAGCTAGGAGGGGCACCTGAAGGGGGCCTCCGTGAGCTAGGAGAGGCACCTGAAGGGGGCCTCCGTGAGCTAGGAGGAGCACCTGAAGGGGGCCTCCGTGAGCTAGGAGAGGCACCTGAAGGGGGCCTCCGTGAGCTAGGAGAGGCACCTGAAGGGGGCCTCTGTGAGCTAGGAGAGGCACTTGAAGGGGGCCTCTGTGAGCTAGGAGAGGCACCTGAAGGGGGCCTCCGTGAGCTAGGAGAGGCACCTGAAGGGGGCCTCCGTGAGCTAGGAGGGGCACCTGAAGGGGGCCTCT